One part of the Truepera radiovictrix DSM 17093 genome encodes these proteins:
- the recR gene encoding recombination mediator RecR: MRYPPALTQLIRELGRLPGIGPKSAQRLAFYLFNQPEEDVKSLAEALLNAKGNLRQCERCFNITDQEVCSVCRDPGREQGLICVVEAPADLLAIERSGEYSGLYHVLHGALSPMNGVGPDQLTIQPLLARLGGVREVILATATTVEGEATAMYLARLLGELKVPTSRIAYGLPVGGDLEYADEVTLGRAISNRRPL; the protein is encoded by the coding sequence ATGCGCTACCCCCCCGCTTTGACCCAACTCATCCGCGAGCTCGGCCGCCTCCCCGGGATCGGCCCCAAGAGCGCCCAGCGGCTCGCGTTTTACCTCTTTAACCAACCCGAAGAGGACGTTAAAAGCCTCGCCGAGGCGCTCCTCAACGCCAAGGGCAACCTGCGGCAGTGCGAGCGGTGCTTTAACATCACCGACCAGGAGGTGTGCAGCGTCTGCCGCGACCCGGGGCGTGAACAGGGTCTTATCTGCGTCGTCGAGGCGCCCGCCGACCTGCTCGCCATCGAGCGTAGCGGCGAGTATAGCGGGCTCTACCACGTGCTCCACGGGGCGCTCTCACCGATGAACGGCGTCGGGCCGGACCAGCTGACCATTCAACCGCTGCTCGCGCGCCTGGGCGGGGTGCGCGAGGTGATCCTCGCGACCGCCACGACCGTCGAGGGGGAGGCGACCGCGATGTACCTCGCGCGTCTTTTGGGTGAACTCAAGGTGCCGACCTCGCGGATCGCCTACGGGTTGCCGGTCGGCGGCGACCTCGAGTACGCCGACGAGGTCACCCTGGGCCGCGCCATCAGCAACCGGCGCCCACTCTAG
- a CDS encoding small multi-drug export protein encodes MRARGAAEGAVTAYLIGAATAWLAGFLPFFGLYVAIPAAVALGLDYASATLWAALGNFTPILLIVLAFERLRRLPRVGPWLQTRTSERFRALADRYGMWLVLATTPLIGVWALAVTGVGLGMDRYRLAVFSGLSIALYALVITAGLALGLEALETVAEGGAKAPTLSRSPYAEPH; translated from the coding sequence ATGCGCGCCCGTGGCGCCGCGGAGGGGGCCGTGACGGCGTACCTGATCGGCGCCGCGACGGCGTGGCTGGCCGGCTTTCTGCCCTTTTTCGGGCTCTACGTGGCGATCCCCGCAGCCGTGGCGCTCGGCCTCGACTACGCCTCGGCGACCCTGTGGGCGGCTCTCGGGAACTTCACCCCGATCCTCCTCATCGTCCTCGCCTTCGAGCGTTTGAGGCGGCTTCCGCGCGTCGGCCCTTGGCTCCAGACGCGCACCTCCGAACGCTTTCGCGCGCTCGCCGACCGCTACGGGATGTGGCTCGTGCTCGCGACCACCCCGCTCATCGGGGTGTGGGCGCTCGCGGTCACGGGCGTCGGGCTCGGGATGGACCGCTACCGGCTGGCGGTCTTTTCGGGGCTCAGCATCGCGCTCTACGCCCTGGTGATCACCGCAGGGCTGGCGCTCGGCTTAGAGGCGCTCGAGACGGTCGCCGAGGGGGGCGCCAAGGCCCCGACTTTGAGCCGCTCGCCCTACGCCGAACCCCACTGA
- a CDS encoding ATP-binding protein — protein sequence MNLFVFGALAELPWCRALGRLARHEACATSLEAAYCELYRALGEAGARSLPDAAAEALLYLETPLSKRAEAPPEGLVRGGRADLEALLPLVRRDWHAYAQSALGRSLPPLSPLAPPPAAPVAELAAALQREGAAALLTRLLGRYAAHGAGELARYVAFRWSAAGVRGISHPAQPDAARLVGLEGALERLFRNIEAFVSGAPGAQHTLLYGPRGSGKSTAARSLGPRYADRGLRLVEVPPERLGDLPAILEVLRGRPHRYLLFTDDLAFEAGSAAYAPLKSLLEGSLAARPENVLLCATSNRRHLVGERFSDRPDPLDDDVHAWDTQHERLALADRFGLVITFPDATQRRYLEIVRALAAREQLAASDEAALRFAAWGNGFSGRTAQQFIEVLRAGLL from the coding sequence GTGAACCTGTTCGTCTTCGGTGCCCTTGCCGAGCTGCCGTGGTGCCGCGCGCTCGGGCGGCTCGCGCGCCACGAGGCGTGCGCGACCAGCCTCGAGGCGGCCTACTGTGAGCTCTACCGCGCGCTCGGCGAAGCGGGCGCGCGCAGCCTCCCCGACGCCGCCGCCGAGGCGCTCCTCTACCTCGAGACGCCGCTCTCAAAGCGCGCCGAGGCGCCCCCGGAGGGCCTCGTTCGGGGGGGCCGCGCCGACCTGGAGGCCCTCTTGCCGCTCGTGCGCCGCGACTGGCACGCGTACGCCCAGAGCGCTCTGGGGCGCTCCTTGCCCCCGCTGTCGCCCCTGGCCCCGCCCCCCGCCGCGCCCGTCGCTGAGCTCGCCGCGGCGCTCCAGCGCGAGGGCGCCGCGGCGCTGTTGACGCGGTTGCTCGGGCGCTACGCCGCGCACGGCGCGGGCGAGCTGGCGCGCTACGTTGCGTTTCGCTGGAGCGCCGCGGGCGTCCGGGGGATTTCCCACCCCGCGCAACCCGACGCGGCGCGCCTCGTGGGGTTGGAGGGGGCGCTAGAACGCCTTTTTCGCAACATTGAGGCGTTCGTCTCGGGCGCGCCGGGGGCGCAGCACACCCTCCTCTACGGGCCGCGTGGGTCGGGGAAGTCGACCGCTGCTAGGAGCTTGGGGCCGCGTTACGCCGACCGGGGGCTGCGCCTCGTCGAGGTCCCGCCGGAGCGCCTCGGCGACCTTCCGGCGATCCTCGAGGTGCTGCGGGGGCGCCCGCACCGCTACCTGCTCTTTACCGATGACCTCGCGTTCGAGGCGGGCAGCGCCGCCTACGCCCCCCTCAAGTCGCTCCTCGAGGGGTCGCTCGCGGCGCGCCCCGAGAACGTCCTCTTGTGCGCCACCTCTAACCGCCGCCACCTTGTCGGCGAGCGCTTCTCCGACCGCCCCGACCCCCTAGACGACGACGTGCACGCCTGGGACACGCAGCACGAACGCTTGGCCCTGGCCGACCGCTTCGGCCTCGTGATCACGTTTCCCGACGCCACGCAGCGGCGCTACCTGGAGATCGTCCGCGCCCTCGCCGCGCGCGAGCAGCTCGCCGCCAGCGACGAGGCGGCCCTGCGCTTTGCCGCCTGGGGCAACGGCTTTTCTGGGCGCACGGCGCAGCAGTTTATCGAGGTGCTGCGGGCGGGGTTGCTGTAA
- the dnaX gene encoding DNA polymerase III subunit gamma/tau, whose amino-acid sequence MAAIYQRARPITFAQVVGQEHVKAPLQAALAKGRVGHAYLFSGPRGVGKTTTARLLAMAVNCEGEDRPCGACESCLLVRRGAHPDVTELDAASNNSVEDIRDLREKVRLASLRGGRRVWVLDEAHMLSKSASNALLKTLEEPPEGLVFILATTEPEKLPPTILSRTQHFRFRRLSEAEIASKLRALCHEAGVSAEEGALALVARAADGAMRDAESLLERLLTTGAPITLQDAEGALGLPPQARLQALARHLAAGDLASLFAEASALYRDGFAPRTLAERLAAELRGALYARVGLGGDFTLELGERDLLRALHALDDEMERFVRYDDLFSLEVALIKTLNALTHNVPAEAVADVAPQPPATSAETRTPAPDTPPFRVGPSAQTPAAAAARAPLPDFDPTGRPAPVHPRSSQAPAPTATTPATTPTTTSSATTPSATAPAAASAGAPLRWRDVTAKAGVQLRAFLNDARVTVEDGRVHLKFAHDFHYKETVKRQAELAALVAQVSGQALSLELESPKGDLVKKP is encoded by the coding sequence ATGGCGGCGATCTACCAACGTGCAAGGCCGATCACGTTTGCTCAGGTGGTCGGTCAAGAACACGTCAAGGCGCCCCTGCAAGCGGCGCTCGCCAAAGGGCGCGTCGGTCACGCCTACCTCTTCTCCGGCCCGCGCGGCGTCGGCAAAACCACCACCGCGCGCCTGCTCGCCATGGCGGTCAACTGCGAAGGGGAGGACAGACCGTGCGGCGCGTGCGAGTCGTGCCTCTTGGTGCGGCGCGGCGCGCACCCCGACGTCACCGAACTCGACGCGGCCAGCAACAACTCGGTCGAAGACATCCGCGACCTGCGCGAAAAGGTGCGCCTCGCGTCGCTGCGCGGCGGGCGACGGGTGTGGGTGCTCGACGAAGCGCACATGCTCTCCAAGTCGGCCTCGAACGCGCTCTTAAAGACGCTCGAGGAGCCCCCCGAGGGGCTCGTCTTCATCCTCGCCACCACCGAGCCCGAAAAGCTCCCCCCGACGATCCTCTCGCGCACCCAGCACTTCCGCTTCCGCCGGCTTTCCGAAGCGGAGATCGCCAGCAAGCTGCGCGCGCTCTGCCACGAGGCGGGGGTGAGCGCCGAGGAGGGGGCGCTCGCGCTCGTCGCGCGCGCCGCCGACGGCGCCATGCGCGACGCCGAGTCGCTTCTAGAGCGGCTCCTCACCACGGGCGCGCCGATCACCCTGCAGGACGCCGAAGGGGCGCTCGGGCTGCCCCCGCAGGCGCGCCTCCAGGCGCTCGCGCGGCACCTCGCGGCGGGCGACTTGGCCTCGCTCTTCGCCGAAGCGAGCGCTCTTTACCGCGACGGCTTCGCCCCGCGCACCCTCGCCGAACGGCTCGCCGCCGAGCTGCGCGGGGCGCTCTACGCGCGCGTGGGGCTCGGCGGCGACTTCACCTTGGAGCTCGGTGAACGCGACCTCTTGCGCGCGCTCCACGCGCTCGACGACGAGATGGAGCGCTTCGTGCGCTACGACGACCTGTTCTCGCTCGAGGTCGCGCTCATCAAGACGCTCAACGCGCTCACGCACAACGTGCCCGCCGAAGCGGTCGCCGACGTCGCGCCGCAGCCGCCCGCCACGAGCGCTGAGACCCGCACTCCGGCGCCGGACACCCCGCCCTTTCGCGTAGGCCCGTCGGCCCAAACCCCAGCCGCGGCCGCCGCGCGCGCGCCCCTACCCGACTTCGACCCGACCGGCCGCCCCGCCCCCGTCCACCCGCGTTCATCCCAGGCGCCCGCGCCGACCGCCACGACGCCCGCCACGACACCCACAACGACATCCAGCGCCACGACACCCAGCGCCACGGCACCCGCCGCCGCGAGCGCCGGGGCGCCGCTGCGGTGGCGCGACGTCACCGCCAAAGCGGGGGTGCAGCTGCGCGCCTTTTTAAACGACGCGCGGGTCACCGTCGAAGACGGGCGCGTGCACCTGAAGTTCGCGCACGACTTTCACTACAAGGAGACGGTTAAACGCCAGGCGGAGCTCGCGGCGCTCGTCGCGCAGGTCTCGGGGCAGGCGCTCAGCCTCGAGCTCGAGAGCCCCAAGGGGGACCTTGTAAAAAAGCCCTAG
- the glmM gene encoding phosphoglucosamine mutase, which produces MVRRYFGTDGIRGVAGRPPMTAEFAFKVGVAAAEVLAQHGRADRSGAPTLLLGRDTRRSGQMLAFALAAGLTSRGAHVRDLGVLPTPGVSFLCRELQADAGVVISASHNPFDDNGIKFFNREGEKLPDALEAEIEALLARTHELGEVTGAEIGEASTFTTNGSHPYRDFLLSHGPDLSGLKVALDCAHGAAYRLAPEVFRALGADVRTLHAEPDGLNINTRCGSTHPAALQRFVAAENLDLGVTFDGDADRALLVDRRGRLVTGDHMLAICALHRGERAVVSTVMGNLGLEHFLRSHGVAFHRAPVGDRYVHAMLRAEGLTLGGEQSGHLLFLDKAPTGDGILSALQTLAAVRASGKPLEAWFDAITMYPQTLLNVRVAPETKAKVAEHTHVVAALELAKARLNGEGRVNLRPSGTEPLVRVMVEGRDPVVIEQVARDLASVVERAAF; this is translated from the coding sequence ATGGTGAGACGCTATTTCGGTACCGACGGCATCCGTGGGGTCGCCGGTCGCCCCCCCATGACCGCGGAGTTCGCTTTTAAAGTCGGCGTCGCCGCCGCCGAGGTGCTCGCGCAGCACGGCCGCGCGGACCGCTCGGGGGCGCCCACCCTCCTTCTCGGCCGCGACACGCGGCGCTCAGGGCAGATGCTCGCCTTCGCGCTCGCCGCCGGCCTCACCTCGAGGGGGGCGCACGTGCGCGACCTCGGCGTGCTGCCGACCCCCGGGGTGTCGTTTCTCTGCCGCGAGCTCCAAGCCGACGCGGGCGTGGTGATCAGCGCCTCACACAACCCCTTCGACGACAACGGCATCAAGTTCTTTAACCGCGAGGGGGAAAAGCTCCCCGACGCGCTCGAGGCCGAGATCGAGGCGCTGCTCGCGCGCACGCACGAGCTAGGTGAGGTCACGGGCGCCGAGATCGGCGAGGCGAGCACCTTTACCACCAACGGGTCGCACCCCTACCGCGACTTTCTGCTCTCGCACGGCCCCGACCTGAGCGGCCTCAAGGTCGCCCTCGACTGCGCCCACGGCGCCGCCTACCGCCTCGCGCCGGAGGTCTTTCGCGCGCTCGGCGCCGACGTGCGCACCCTGCACGCCGAACCCGACGGCCTCAACATCAACACCCGCTGCGGCTCCACCCACCCCGCCGCGCTGCAGCGCTTCGTCGCGGCCGAAAACCTAGACCTCGGCGTCACCTTCGACGGCGACGCCGACCGCGCGCTCCTCGTCGACCGCCGCGGGCGCCTCGTCACGGGCGACCACATGCTCGCCATCTGCGCGCTGCACCGCGGCGAACGGGCGGTCGTCTCGACGGTGATGGGCAACTTGGGGCTCGAGCACTTTCTGCGCTCGCACGGCGTCGCCTTTCACCGCGCGCCGGTCGGCGACCGCTACGTACACGCGATGCTCCGCGCCGAAGGCCTCACCCTGGGCGGCGAGCAGTCGGGGCACCTGCTCTTTCTCGACAAAGCCCCCACCGGCGACGGCATCTTGAGCGCCCTGCAGACGCTCGCGGCGGTGCGCGCTTCGGGGAAACCGCTCGAAGCGTGGTTTGACGCCATCACCATGTACCCGCAGACGCTCCTCAACGTCCGCGTGGCGCCGGAGACCAAGGCCAAGGTCGCCGAGCACACCCACGTCGTCGCCGCGCTCGAGCTCGCCAAAGCGCGCCTCAACGGCGAGGGGCGCGTCAATTTGCGCCCCTCCGGCACCGAGCCTTTGGTGCGGGTCATGGTCGAGGGGCGCGACCCCGTGGTGATCGAACAGGTCGCCCGCGACCTCGCCTCGGTGGTCGAACGGGCGGCCTTTTAA
- a CDS encoding YbaB/EbfC family nucleoid-associated protein, with product MNMQKLMKEAQRAQQKMQEAQERLATLSVEGSAGGGLVTATANGEGTITAIKIDPSTVDPDDLELLEDLVMAAVNDAQRKAKELQESEMSAAMGGLGGLGGLGGMF from the coding sequence ATGAACATGCAGAAGCTGATGAAAGAAGCCCAACGCGCCCAGCAGAAGATGCAGGAGGCGCAGGAGCGCCTCGCTACGCTCTCGGTCGAGGGGAGCGCTGGGGGCGGGCTCGTCACGGCGACCGCCAACGGCGAGGGGACCATCACCGCGATCAAGATCGACCCGAGCACGGTCGACCCGGACGACCTCGAGCTTTTAGAAGACCTCGTGATGGCCGCCGTCAACGACGCCCAGCGCAAGGCCAAAGAGCTGCAAGAGAGCGAGATGAGCGCGGCCATGGGCGGCCTCGGGGGCTTGGGCGGTCTGGGGGGGATGTTCTAA
- the polA gene encoding DNA polymerase I — protein sequence MVIIDGHALAFRSYYAIRELSNSRGEPTNAIYGFLRSLLRILAEEGEFDATVVTFDAPAKSFRHEQFEGYKAGRRDTPEDLPEQIRIIKQLVDLLGLYRIEVPGLEADDLIGTIAARCAEKGYTVEIVTSDRDAYQLVSDRVYVRGLAKAERFGPDEVFEKFGVRVDQWVDFRALTGDASDNIPGAKGIGPKTAAKLLQDYGSLDAILENLERVKPESAAKKVRASLEDVKFSRELSRIITDADLTVTPEVWAQREPQREALRELLERLEFGSIIRELGLTPAQGGAPEAAARQSYRTARLEDLFFGGSLGFVLSDVSPMTGELLELAVAAGGAVAEVPPERALELLRSEEVLHAADAKALAVYAQRCGLEVRPGDDPLLMAYVLDPSAADPETLTRRYGTPAWGATAVARAVATAELSRTLRPKLAGALRRLYEEIERPVAEVLAHMEVTGVRLDTAALAAQSESLAEKLAALEREVRELAGNPNLNLNSRDQLAELLFEKLELQAGRKTSTGKRSTAVSALEPLKDAHPVVPLILEYRELAKLKSTYLDPLPRLINPHTGRLHTTFNQTATATGRLSSANPNLQNIPVRTAVGREIRRAFVADEGATLLVADYSQIELRILAHITGEEALVETFRRGEDIHRRTAAQIFGVPPEAVTPEGRRVAKVINFGVLYGMSAHRLARELSIPYAEADAFIRSYFEGYPKVRAYIDETLAFARDKGYVETLFGRRRPIPDIRSSNRNAREYAERTAYNMPIQGTQADIVKLAMVRLLPRLKAHGAKLLLQVHDELVLEAPEGAAEAVAAEVKAVMEGAFAMRVPLVAEVGRGRNWLEAK from the coding sequence ATCGTCATCATCGACGGGCACGCGCTCGCCTTTCGCTCCTACTACGCCATTCGCGAGCTCTCCAACTCGCGCGGCGAGCCGACAAACGCGATCTACGGCTTTCTCCGCTCGCTGCTGCGCATCTTGGCCGAGGAGGGGGAGTTCGACGCGACGGTGGTGACCTTCGACGCGCCCGCCAAGAGCTTTCGCCACGAGCAGTTCGAGGGCTACAAGGCGGGGCGGCGCGACACCCCCGAGGACCTGCCGGAGCAGATCCGGATCATCAAGCAGCTCGTCGACCTTTTGGGGCTCTACCGGATCGAGGTGCCCGGGCTCGAGGCGGACGACCTCATCGGCACCATCGCCGCGCGCTGCGCCGAAAAGGGCTACACCGTCGAGATCGTCACCTCCGACCGCGACGCCTATCAGCTCGTGTCGGACAGGGTCTATGTGCGTGGGCTCGCCAAAGCCGAGCGCTTCGGCCCCGACGAGGTGTTTGAAAAGTTCGGTGTGCGCGTCGATCAGTGGGTCGACTTTCGCGCGCTCACCGGCGACGCCTCGGACAACATCCCCGGCGCCAAGGGCATCGGCCCCAAGACCGCCGCCAAGCTGCTGCAAGACTACGGGTCGCTCGACGCCATCTTGGAGAACCTGGAGCGGGTGAAACCCGAGAGCGCCGCGAAAAAGGTGCGCGCCAGCCTGGAGGACGTGAAGTTTTCACGCGAGCTGTCGCGCATCATCACCGACGCCGACCTTACGGTCACACCCGAGGTGTGGGCGCAGCGCGAACCGCAGCGCGAGGCGCTGCGCGAGCTTTTGGAGCGCCTCGAGTTCGGCTCGATCATCCGCGAGTTGGGGCTCACCCCCGCCCAGGGGGGGGCGCCGGAGGCGGCGGCGCGCCAGAGCTACCGGACGGCGCGCCTCGAAGACCTCTTTTTCGGCGGTTCGCTCGGGTTCGTGCTCTCCGACGTCTCGCCCATGACGGGGGAGCTGTTGGAGCTCGCCGTGGCCGCCGGCGGGGCGGTCGCCGAGGTGCCGCCGGAGCGCGCGCTCGAGCTGCTGCGCAGCGAGGAGGTGCTGCACGCGGCCGACGCCAAGGCGCTGGCGGTGTACGCGCAGCGCTGCGGCCTCGAGGTCCGCCCGGGCGACGACCCGCTCTTGATGGCCTACGTGCTCGACCCCAGCGCCGCCGACCCCGAGACCCTGACGCGGCGCTACGGCACCCCCGCGTGGGGGGCGACGGCGGTGGCGCGGGCGGTCGCGACCGCCGAGCTGAGCCGCACCCTGCGCCCCAAGCTGGCGGGGGCGCTCCGGCGGCTCTACGAGGAGATCGAGCGGCCCGTGGCCGAGGTGCTCGCGCACATGGAGGTCACGGGCGTCCGCCTCGACACCGCCGCCCTCGCGGCGCAGTCAGAAAGCCTGGCCGAGAAGCTCGCCGCGCTCGAGCGCGAGGTGCGCGAGCTCGCGGGCAACCCGAACCTCAACCTCAACTCGCGCGACCAGTTAGCCGAGCTCCTTTTTGAAAAGCTCGAGCTGCAAGCGGGCCGCAAGACGAGCACCGGCAAACGCTCGACCGCCGTGAGCGCACTAGAGCCCCTTAAAGACGCGCACCCCGTGGTGCCCCTTATCCTGGAGTACCGCGAGCTCGCGAAACTCAAGAGCACCTACTTAGACCCTTTGCCGCGGCTTATCAACCCGCACACTGGGCGGCTCCACACCACCTTCAACCAGACCGCCACGGCCACCGGGCGCCTCTCGAGCGCCAACCCGAACCTGCAGAACATCCCCGTGCGCACCGCCGTGGGGCGCGAGATCCGGCGCGCTTTCGTCGCCGACGAGGGCGCGACGCTGCTCGTGGCCGACTACTCGCAGATCGAGCTGCGCATCCTCGCGCACATCACCGGCGAGGAGGCGCTCGTCGAGACCTTCCGGCGCGGCGAGGACATCCACCGCCGCACCGCCGCGCAGATCTTCGGCGTCCCCCCCGAGGCGGTCACACCGGAAGGGCGGCGCGTCGCGAAAGTGATCAACTTCGGTGTCCTCTACGGGATGTCGGCGCACCGCCTGGCGCGCGAGCTGAGCATCCCCTACGCCGAAGCCGACGCCTTTATCCGCTCCTACTTCGAGGGCTACCCGAAGGTGCGCGCCTACATCGACGAGACCCTCGCCTTCGCCCGCGACAAGGGCTACGTCGAGACGCTCTTCGGCCGCCGCCGCCCGATCCCCGACATCAGGAGCAGCAACCGCAACGCCCGCGAGTACGCCGAGCGCACCGCCTACAACATGCCCATCCAGGGGACGCAGGCCGACATCGTCAAGCTCGCCATGGTGAGGCTTTTGCCGCGCCTTAAAGCGCACGGGGCGAAGCTGCTTTTGCAGGTGCACGACGAGCTCGTGCTCGAGGCGCCCGAGGGGGCCGCCGAGGCGGTCGCGGCGGAGGTCAAAGCGGTCATGGAGGGGGCCTTTGCGATGCGCGTACCCCTAGTTGCCGAGGTCGGGCGGGGGCGCAACTGGCTCGAGGCCAAGTAG
- a CDS encoding bifunctional ADP-dependent NAD(P)H-hydrate dehydratase/NAD(P)H-hydrate epimerase, producing the protein MKLFSAHEMRAADQAAADAGIPLLLLMEAAGRAVADAVTRHFAHPEVLVLCGGGNNGGDGYVAARHLLASRRVSVLELSSAPRSDDARTMRRALLAHGLTPRPLEEAALTRALEGRPLVVDALFGSGLTRPLEGEVAAAVARVNASGCEVLSVDVPSGVASDTGELLGPHVRATRTVQLAGAKVASLFHPARAAFGAAEVADIGIPKAILEAHASVTVLSPDGVRAHLPTRAPDTHKYEVGTLLVIAGSATYLGAAEMACRAALRAGAGLVTLASEGSFPGTWPEIIHERLAWDHDPLGTLAELGENRAQVRLIGPGLDRRAAAVLPALIGQRRVPTVLDAGALGGGDAWERAVRDHGRCVLTPHHGEAAKLLETSAKAVRTAPLEAARTLAERTGAVVVLKGATTVVAAPDGRTAAHAGGHPGMATGGTGDVLAGLLGAWCSDEGALFERACAGVVAHARAGERAGARFGDGLIATDLIGAFPEAWRELREGR; encoded by the coding sequence ATGAAGCTCTTTTCCGCCCACGAGATGCGCGCCGCCGACCAGGCGGCCGCGGATGCGGGGATCCCGCTGCTTCTGCTGATGGAGGCGGCGGGGCGCGCGGTCGCGGACGCCGTCACCCGCCACTTTGCGCACCCCGAGGTGCTCGTCCTCTGCGGTGGGGGCAACAACGGCGGCGACGGCTACGTGGCGGCGCGGCACCTGCTCGCGTCGCGGCGCGTCAGCGTCCTCGAGCTCTCGAGCGCGCCGCGTTCGGACGACGCCCGCACGATGCGGCGGGCGCTCCTCGCGCACGGCCTCACGCCTCGGCCCCTGGAGGAGGCGGCGCTCACGCGCGCGCTCGAGGGGCGCCCCCTCGTCGTCGACGCGCTCTTTGGCAGCGGCTTGACGCGGCCGCTTGAGGGGGAGGTCGCGGCGGCCGTGGCGCGCGTCAACGCGAGCGGCTGCGAGGTCCTGAGCGTCGACGTGCCCTCGGGCGTCGCGTCGGACACGGGCGAGCTGCTCGGGCCGCACGTGCGGGCGACGCGCACGGTGCAGCTCGCTGGTGCCAAGGTCGCCAGCCTCTTTCACCCCGCCCGGGCCGCTTTCGGCGCGGCCGAGGTCGCCGACATCGGGATTCCCAAGGCGATCCTCGAGGCCCACGCCAGCGTCACGGTGCTCTCCCCCGATGGGGTTCGCGCCCATCTGCCGACGCGCGCCCCCGACACCCACAAGTACGAGGTCGGCACCCTGCTCGTCATCGCGGGCTCAGCGACCTACTTGGGCGCGGCCGAGATGGCCTGCCGCGCGGCGCTCCGCGCGGGGGCGGGGCTCGTGACGCTGGCCTCAGAGGGGAGCTTTCCGGGGACCTGGCCGGAGATCATCCACGAACGCCTGGCGTGGGACCACGACCCCTTGGGGACGCTCGCCGAACTCGGCGAGAACCGCGCGCAGGTGCGCCTGATCGGCCCCGGGCTCGACCGCCGCGCGGCGGCGGTGCTGCCGGCCCTTATCGGGCAGCGGCGCGTACCGACGGTGCTCGACGCGGGCGCCCTGGGGGGCGGCGACGCTTGGGAGCGCGCGGTGCGCGACCACGGCCGCTGCGTCCTCACCCCGCACCACGGCGAGGCGGCGAAGCTCCTCGAAACGTCCGCCAAGGCAGTTCGCACCGCACCCCTCGAGGCGGCCCGGACGCTCGCCGAGCGCACCGGCGCGGTGGTCGTCCTCAAGGGCGCGACCACGGTCGTCGCCGCCCCCGACGGGCGCACGGCCGCCCATGCGGGCGGGCACCCGGGGATGGCGACCGGCGGCACCGGCGACGTGCTGGCGGGCCTTTTGGGCGCCTGGTGCAGCGATGAGGGGGCGCTCTTCGAGCGCGCCTGCGCGGGCGTCGTCGCCCACGCCCGCGCGGGGGAGCGCGCGGGCGCGCGCTTCGGCGACGGGCTCATCGCCACCGATCTCATCGGCGCGTTTCCGGAGGCGTGGCGGGAGCTCCGTGAGGGCCGGTGA
- the thrB gene encoding homoserine kinase gives MNVGGDVGGGEAEGARVRVPATSANLGPGFDCLGLAVGLYLEVRAQLAPCDAFFYRGPGSVPSRPDNLTHEGFRAAYAALGRPAPRVRFEAHNEIPLARGLGSSSAALVAGVALADHFSGGALGREGVFEVAAALEGHPDNVAPAVYGGFTVSAKRDGDGYLTQVLALPARWRLLFAVPDFELLTSAARAVLPSRYGRDDAVFTASRCALWTTAVALDRPELLGVASQDRLHEPFREPLIPGLAACRRALLGAGASAAFLSGAGPTLGVIYVERPGDDGLGERLKGLLRAFAGAGEVLALPPSAGYVIEAGGS, from the coding sequence GTGAACGTGGGGGGCGACGTGGGGGGCGGTGAAGCGGAGGGCGCGAGGGTCCGCGTCCCCGCCACGAGCGCCAACCTGGGCCCCGGTTTCGACTGCTTGGGGCTGGCCGTGGGGCTCTACCTCGAGGTGCGCGCGCAGCTCGCCCCCTGCGACGCGTTTTTCTACCGCGGCCCAGGCAGCGTCCCGAGCCGCCCCGACAACCTCACCCACGAGGGGTTCCGGGCGGCCTACGCGGCGCTCGGCCGCCCCGCCCCGCGGGTCCGGTTCGAGGCGCACAACGAGATCCCGCTCGCGCGCGGCCTCGGGTCGTCGTCGGCGGCGCTCGTCGCGGGCGTCGCGCTCGCCGACCACTTTTCGGGGGGGGCGCTCGGGCGGGAGGGGGTCTTCGAGGTCGCTGCGGCGCTCGAGGGCCACCCCGACAACGTCGCGCCGGCGGTCTACGGCGGCTTTACCGTCTCCGCCAAGCGCGACGGCGACGGCTACCTCACCCAGGTGCTCGCTCTGCCCGCGCGCTGGCGGCTGCTCTTTGCCGTCCCCGACTTTGAGCTCTTGACCAGCGCGGCCCGCGCCGTGCTGCCCTCGCGCTACGGGCGCGACGACGCGGTCTTTACCGCGAGCCGCTGCGCCCTCTGGACGACCGCGGTAGCGCTCGACCGGCCCGAGCTCCTGGGGGTCGCCTCGCAAGACCGGCTGCACGAACCCTTTCGTGAACCCCTCATCCCGGGGCTCGCCGCCTGTCGCCGCGCGCTGCTTGGGGCGGGGGCGAGCGCGGCCTTTTTGTCCGGCGCGGGGCCGACGCTCGGGGTGATCTACGTCGAACGCCCCGGCGACGACGGGCTCGGCGAGCGCCTCAAGGGGCTCTTGCGGGCGTTCGCGGGGGCGGGGGAGGTGCTGGCGCTGCCGCCGAGCGCGGGCTACGTGATAGAGGCCGGTGGCTCGTAG